GGCTCCTCCCTTGCCTTTGCGTGTGGAATTTTTGGGTTAAAATGCACTGTCTATATGGTAAAGGTAAGTTATGAACAAAAGCCGTACAGAAAATCGCTCATGAGAACATGGGGTGCAGAAGTATTTGCTTCGCCTTCCGACAAGACCAATTCCGGAAGAGAAGCCCTAAAGGCAGATCCGAACAGCAGCGGAAGCCTGGGACTTGCCATCTCGGAAGCGGTTGAGGACGCGGCTACTCATGATGACACTAAGTATTCCCTTGGGAGCGTGCTTAATCATGTCCTGTACCATCAGTCGATAATAGGTCTTGAAACAAAAAAGCAATTGGAACTGGCAGGAGAAAGACCGGATGTCCTGATCGGCTGCGTGGGCGGAGGGAGCAACTTTGGCGGGTTCGCTTTCCCATTTATTCCCGAAAAGCTTAAGGGACAGAACATCAGGATGGTGGCGGTGGAGCCCACTGCCTGCCCAACTTTAACAAAAGGACCTTACGCTTACGATTATGGCGACACCGCAAAACTCGCTCCGATGGTGAAAATGTTCACTCTGGGCCACGGATTCATGCCTCCGGGAATACATGCCGGAG
This genomic stretch from Candidatus Margulisiibacteriota bacterium harbors:
- a CDS encoding TrpB-like pyridoxal phosphate-dependent enzyme, translated to GSSLAFACGIFGLKCTVYMVKVSYEQKPYRKSLMRTWGAEVFASPSDKTNSGREALKADPNSSGSLGLAISEAVEDAATHDDTKYSLGSVLNHVLYHQSIIGLETKKQLELAGERPDVLIGCVGGGSNFGGFAFPFIPEKLKGQNIRMVAVEPTACPTLTKGPYAYDYGDTAKLAPMVKMFTLGHGFMPPGIHAGGLRYHGMSPIVSLLAKKGLVEAKAVTQTSVFEAGVLFAKTEGILPAPETCHAIKAAIDEAKKNEGKCIVFNFSGHGHFDLYSYDKFLEGKMEDYEYPDDMVNCALKDLPKV